The following proteins are co-located in the Desulfoscipio sp. XC116 genome:
- a CDS encoding AMP-binding protein: MNIDSIERLVKSEGEFAAKRLEKWAEVIPDKTFFFYGEENRHISFKEFNQLTNSIAHNLISIGISKGDRVSVFLKNPVATTLTMFSIWKVGAVYCPVNTSYMGKLLAYQINDIKSKALITERNMVSLVNDIKDDIENLLVVVYNPQKDEHDYNSETAKIKLVKKFKEILFESLLLGKTANLETNLTFKDIANIIYTSGTTGPAKGVVQSHRYVNTYIAFWRNFTNQEDVIYSDIPLYHIGGAFQNIVRAAWVGCTVAVWDKFSPNEFWNRIKLCGATNAILLDVMIPWLLNAKETPNDRINTLNKVYMQPLPMHHNAIARRFGFDFVIAGYGQTEAGNGFAGIIEELDEDEGTPHELYNGYSHEEIRAIGRKINATIVQGEQEFKKGFMGKPSFYLQAVVLNDNDEECQPKQVGQICFRSYLPYTIIDEYYGKPEATVKKFKNFWFHSGDAGFVDENGYFYFLDRISGCIRRRGENISSYQIEDIINGHPSVDCCAAFPISAKEGEEDDIVVFIVSRKGEDLEEKNLVQWVKGKMPKFMWPQYVRFVNDLPRTPTNKILKFKLREMILKELDAKDHGLQNKN; this comes from the coding sequence ATGAATATAGATTCAATTGAGAGACTCGTAAAAAGCGAAGGAGAATTCGCTGCAAAACGCTTGGAAAAGTGGGCGGAAGTTATTCCGGACAAGACTTTTTTCTTTTACGGCGAGGAGAATAGACATATATCATTTAAGGAATTTAATCAACTTACTAATAGTATAGCACACAATTTAATATCAATAGGCATTAGTAAAGGTGACAGAGTGTCAGTATTTCTAAAGAATCCCGTTGCAACAACTTTGACTATGTTTAGTATTTGGAAGGTTGGAGCTGTGTATTGTCCTGTTAATACCAGTTACATGGGAAAGTTATTGGCTTATCAAATTAACGATATCAAATCCAAAGCGTTAATAACAGAGAGAAATATGGTATCGCTTGTTAATGATATTAAAGATGATATTGAAAATCTATTGGTAGTTGTATATAACCCCCAAAAAGACGAACATGACTACAATTCCGAGACAGCAAAAATTAAACTGGTTAAAAAATTTAAAGAGATATTATTTGAAAGCCTCTTATTAGGTAAAACAGCAAATTTGGAAACAAATTTAACCTTCAAAGATATTGCGAACATTATTTATACCTCCGGGACTACCGGCCCTGCCAAAGGGGTTGTCCAATCGCACCGCTATGTCAATACATACATAGCTTTTTGGAGGAATTTTACCAACCAAGAGGATGTTATTTATTCCGATATACCTTTATATCATATTGGTGGCGCCTTTCAGAATATAGTTAGGGCAGCATGGGTCGGATGTACAGTAGCTGTATGGGATAAGTTCAGCCCCAATGAATTTTGGAATCGGATTAAACTTTGCGGGGCGACTAATGCCATATTGTTAGATGTTATGATACCCTGGCTTTTGAATGCCAAGGAGACTCCGAATGATCGGATAAATACTTTAAATAAGGTTTACATGCAACCTCTGCCCATGCATCATAATGCGATTGCCAGGAGGTTTGGGTTTGATTTTGTTATAGCAGGCTATGGTCAAACAGAAGCCGGAAATGGGTTCGCAGGTATCATAGAAGAACTGGATGAAGATGAGGGTACTCCTCATGAGTTGTATAACGGTTATTCTCATGAGGAAATACGGGCAATAGGCCGGAAAATTAATGCAACAATTGTTCAAGGAGAACAAGAGTTCAAAAAAGGTTTTATGGGTAAACCCTCATTTTATCTGCAGGCAGTTGTTTTAAACGATAACGATGAAGAATGCCAACCGAAACAAGTTGGGCAGATATGTTTTCGATCATATTTACCCTATACCATCATAGATGAATACTACGGCAAACCTGAAGCTACAGTAAAGAAGTTTAAAAACTTTTGGTTCCATTCCGGGGATGCCGGCTTTGTGGATGAAAATGGATATTTTTATTTTCTTGACCGAATAAGTGGATGTATCAGGCGTAGGGGAGAGAATATTTCTTCTTATCAAATCGAAGATATAATAAACGGCCACCCCAGTGTAGATTGTTGCGCAGCTTTTCCCATTTCTGCAAAAGAAGGAGAAGAAGATGATATTGTTGTGTTTATTGTTTCCAGAAAAGGGGAAGACCTCGAAGAGAAAAATCTAGTTCAATGGGTTAAAGGGAAAATGCCAAAGTTTATGTGGCCTCAATATGTAAGATTTGTTAACGATTTACCACGGACCCCTACCAACAAAATATTGAAATTCAAGCTTCGGGAAATGATCTTAAAAGAACTGGATGCTAAAGACCACGGTTTACAAAATAAAAACTAA
- a CDS encoding PadR family transcriptional regulator, whose protein sequence is MFDKSQLMRGTLEGCILKIISLKITYGYEIMLTLNAYGFEDIREGTIYPLLVRLEKKGFITAEFKPSPLGPSRKYYAIAAEGMETLKEFESYWKSISKAVNTIFVLEE, encoded by the coding sequence ATGTTTGATAAATCGCAGCTTATGCGGGGCACATTGGAAGGCTGTATCTTGAAGATTATCAGTTTAAAAATCACCTATGGATATGAGATTATGCTGACATTGAATGCCTACGGTTTTGAGGATATCCGGGAGGGGACCATCTATCCCTTGCTGGTCCGGCTGGAAAAGAAAGGGTTTATTACAGCTGAATTTAAACCTTCCCCGCTCGGACCCAGCAGAAAATATTATGCGATCGCCGCAGAAGGCATGGAAACCTTAAAGGAATTTGAATCTTACTGGAAAAGTATTTCCAAGGCCGTCAACACTATTTTTGTTTTGGAGGAATAA
- a CDS encoding DUF3231 family protein has translation MEILQLMEKIIDIGKPSRVLQEEINILEVSSLWIELTYRYDVIEETQILLNHVKDVDLKLVMELGLKRLNKQINILENWMKDYAIPTPDRHRAAVNTVVKAEDVSDKYVFLRIFSGIQAFLNIHIEAFRQAPSPKIRKLFKDFLLEEVDIYDKIYEYGKLKNWISEPPVYRV, from the coding sequence ATGGAAATATTGCAGCTTATGGAGAAGATAATTGACATTGGCAAGCCGTCGCGGGTTTTACAAGAAGAAATAAATATACTTGAAGTAAGCAGCCTATGGATTGAATTAACCTATAGATACGATGTAATAGAAGAAACTCAAATTTTATTAAACCACGTAAAAGATGTTGACTTAAAACTTGTTATGGAATTAGGACTAAAGCGGCTTAATAAGCAGATTAATATTCTTGAAAACTGGATGAAAGATTATGCTATCCCTACACCCGATAGACACCGCGCTGCGGTTAATACCGTCGTTAAAGCGGAGGATGTTTCCGATAAATATGTTTTTTTGCGAATATTTTCCGGTATACAAGCATTTTTAAACATTCATATAGAAGCTTTTAGACAAGCGCCTTCACCAAAAATAAGAAAATTGTTCAAAGATTTTTTATTAGAAGAAGTTGATATTTATGATAAGATATACGAATATGGCAAGCTCAAAAATTGGATCTCCGAACCTCCGGTTTATAGAGTCTAG